The Rhodothermus marinus DSM 4252 DNA segment CTCCATGATCGTCCCGATGCCCATCGTGATCGCATGGCGGGGCACCGCCTCTTCGCTCCCGAAAAAGCGCGCGTTGGCCTTAAGCGTGGCCCGCGAGAGCGTCTTGATGCGCGTGCGCGAGCCCAGCGACGAGCCCGGCTCGTTGAAGGCCAGGTGGCCGTTGGGACCGATACCCAGAATCTGCAGGTCGATGCCGCCTGCGCGCCGGATCTGCTCCTCGTACCAGTCGCAGTGCGCCTCGATGTCGTCGACCATCCCGTTGGGAAGGTGCACGTTCGAGGGGTTGATGTTGATGTGTTGGAAGAGGTTTTCCCACATAAAGTGGTGATAGCTCTGGGGGTGGGAGGGCGGCAGGCCCACGTATTCGTCGAGGTTGAAGGTGACGACTTTGGAGAAGTCAAGCTGGCCGCGGCGGTAGCCTTCGACGAGGCGGCGGTAGAGGCCCAGCGGGGTGCTGCCGGTGGCGAAGCCCAGTACGCAGTTGGGTTTGCGGCGGATGAGCGTGGCGACGAGCTC contains these protein-coding regions:
- the nagB gene encoding glucosamine-6-phosphate deaminase, with translation MLVEIFPDYEALSERAYELVATLIRRKPNCVLGFATGSTPLGLYRRLVEGYRRGQLDFSKVVTFNLDEYVGLPPSHPQSYHHFMWENLFQHININPSNVHLPNGMVDDIEAHCDWYEEQIRRAGGIDLQILGIGPNGHLAFNEPGSSLGSRTRIKTLSRATLKANARFFGSEEAVPRHAITMGIGTIMEARRLLLLASGAAKARAVRAMLEGPISAMVPATIAQLHRYAHVLLDEEAASELEYNHHDGISEPFDVH